One Candidatus Krumholzibacteriota bacterium DNA window includes the following coding sequences:
- a CDS encoding ExsB family transcriptional regulator, protein MTTGMSARDLDATLFIDEKVEEIREAVGDNTAINALSGGVDSSVVTMLGHRALGDRLRTVIIENGLMREGEPEHVVALFRDLGVTVELIDARDEFFAALSGVTDPEEKREAITQTFYKHVFGRLVKESGAKHLLQGTILTDVDETVAGIKRQHNVFEQLGIDPKEVFGYNIIEPLIQLRKDGVRKVGKALGLPGELFDRIPFPGPALAARVIGAVTPERIETVRKATVIVERLLGESKAFQYLAILHEDRVTGMRGGRREFGMQIEVRCWDSVDARTATPTRLSFDTLEALGEEITREVPGVVSVTYNIAAKPPSTIEAI, encoded by the coding sequence ATGACCACCGGGATGTCCGCTCGCGATCTCGACGCGACACTGTTCATCGATGAGAAGGTAGAGGAGATCAGGGAGGCCGTCGGCGACAACACGGCGATCAACGCGCTCTCGGGAGGCGTCGATTCCTCGGTCGTCACCATGCTGGGGCACCGTGCCCTCGGCGACCGTCTGCGGACGGTCATCATCGAGAACGGTCTCATGCGCGAGGGGGAGCCGGAGCACGTCGTGGCGCTGTTCCGCGACCTCGGCGTGACGGTGGAGCTGATCGACGCGCGGGACGAGTTCTTCGCCGCCCTGAGCGGCGTCACGGATCCCGAGGAGAAGCGCGAGGCGATCACGCAGACTTTCTACAAGCATGTGTTCGGCCGCCTCGTCAAGGAGAGCGGCGCGAAGCATCTGCTGCAGGGAACGATACTGACCGACGTCGACGAGACGGTCGCCGGCATCAAGCGCCAGCACAACGTATTCGAGCAGCTCGGCATCGATCCGAAAGAAGTCTTCGGCTACAACATCATCGAGCCGCTGATCCAGCTCCGCAAGGACGGCGTGCGGAAGGTGGGCAAGGCGCTCGGTCTCCCCGGCGAACTCTTCGACCGCATCCCCTTCCCGGGCCCCGCGCTCGCAGCCCGAGTGATCGGGGCGGTGACCCCGGAGCGGATAGAGACGGTTCGCAAAGCCACGGTGATCGTGGAACGCCTACTGGGGGAATCGAAAGCTTTCCAGTACCTGGCGATCCTGCACGAGGACCGGGTGACCGGCATGCGGGGCGGCAGGCGGGAATTCGGCATGCAGATCGAGGTCCGCTGCTGGGACAGCGTCGATGCGCGGACTGCGACCCCGACGCGGCTCTCCTTCGATACCCTCGAGGCGCTCGGTGAGGAGATCACGCGCGAGGTGCCGGGTGTGGTGAGCGTGACCTACAACATCGCCGCCAAGCCGCCGTCGACGATCGAGGCGATCTGA
- a CDS encoding OmpA family protein: MLSLVLLFTIYAGCAWNRKATGGVIGGATGGAVGGIIGHAAGNTALGAIIGATVGGAAGVIIGNEMDKRAEEMRADLQGARIERIGEGIKITFDSGLLFDVAKSDLRAQAKTNIESLARILNKYPDTNILVEGDTDNTGTEEYNLGLSERRAQSVSNYLMGLGVPSSRISMVGLGESNPIASNDSDSGRQMNRRVEVAIFANDKLKKAAENQAGL, encoded by the coding sequence ATGTTAAGCCTGGTTCTTCTCTTCACGATCTACGCCGGGTGCGCCTGGAATAGAAAAGCAACGGGCGGCGTGATCGGCGGAGCCACCGGAGGAGCTGTTGGAGGCATTATCGGGCACGCGGCTGGAAACACGGCCCTTGGCGCCATAATCGGTGCGACGGTCGGAGGAGCGGCGGGTGTCATTATCGGCAATGAGATGGACAAGCGAGCCGAGGAGATGAGGGCGGACCTGCAGGGAGCACGAATCGAGCGGATCGGCGAAGGGATCAAGATCACGTTCGATTCGGGTCTTCTGTTCGATGTGGCTAAATCGGACTTGCGAGCGCAGGCTAAAACAAACATCGAGAGTCTGGCCAGGATCCTGAACAAGTACCCCGACACGAACATCCTTGTCGAAGGAGACACGGACAATACGGGCACCGAAGAATATAACTTGGGATTGTCAGAACGCCGCGCTCAATCTGTATCGAACTATTTGATGGGCCTAGGCGTTCCCAGTTCAAGGATCTCCATGGTGGGATTGGGCGAGTCGAACCCGATCGCCTCGAACGATTCGGATTCTGGTCGTCAGATGAACCGGCGGGTCGAAGTCGCCATCTTTGCCAACGACAAGCTGAAGAAGGCGGCGGAAAATCAGGCGGGGTTGTAA
- a CDS encoding PKD domain-containing protein translates to MKLPHSLFNVMFVFILLFLPVNPLQGADTDGKIGIGLHGGGYKLVLTDHSDMWTPGWFLNADLKYRLTPRFAIGVEGSWMQTYLADLSVGTRQNDGARLTFDNVADGPRQRAYVAGMFAEYHFLPDSRWSPYVSAGSGIYIWKWTDKDWNTLSSDDPALADINYPKVDMVGAPYDLKDQELYMMAGLGLEVFATPSLSFELGAKFRYLTHLLTSFKGDQDIVGSDPGQLDLPKGIAELYAGLTFHFGGKKCPPLTSTISGDPMSGPAPLMVQFAGTSAGGCPDYTYVWNFGDGGTSSEKDPYHTYQTDGDYQASLIVSDSKGTISENSLFIKVKCPKLTGIVSADPASGTVPLTVKFSGSATGGCPGYTYMWNFGDGGTSSENIASHTYQTEGEYSVSLTVTDSKGNKAQKMISIVSSAEKYIPTPEKPIILHGVNFGFDKSKLTIAADDILDQVAASLKIRPDVKVDVVGHCDWTGTEAYNQKLSVRRAEAVRDYLISKGVKAENLTFKGYGETKPMADNNTAEGRALNRRVELIRIK, encoded by the coding sequence ATGAAATTACCACACAGTCTGTTCAACGTGATGTTTGTTTTTATATTATTATTCTTGCCGGTCAATCCGCTTCAAGGAGCGGATACGGACGGGAAAATCGGAATAGGTCTCCATGGAGGAGGCTACAAGCTCGTTCTTACTGACCACTCCGATATGTGGACGCCGGGATGGTTCCTCAATGCCGACCTCAAGTACCGATTGACTCCCAGATTCGCGATTGGCGTCGAGGGCAGCTGGATGCAGACCTACCTGGCCGATTTGAGCGTGGGTACCAGGCAGAATGATGGAGCGAGACTGACATTTGACAACGTGGCTGACGGCCCGCGGCAGCGAGCCTATGTGGCAGGAATGTTTGCGGAATATCATTTTCTCCCCGACAGCAGATGGTCACCTTACGTTTCTGCCGGCTCCGGGATTTATATCTGGAAATGGACCGATAAGGATTGGAACACCTTGTCTTCCGACGATCCGGCTCTGGCGGACATAAATTACCCCAAGGTCGATATGGTCGGAGCCCCGTATGATCTTAAAGACCAGGAACTGTATATGATGGCCGGATTGGGGCTGGAAGTCTTCGCCACCCCGTCACTTTCTTTTGAACTGGGAGCCAAGTTTCGCTATCTGACACATCTTCTGACCAGCTTTAAAGGCGATCAGGACATCGTTGGATCAGATCCTGGTCAATTGGACTTGCCCAAGGGCATTGCCGAATTGTACGCCGGCCTGACCTTCCATTTCGGCGGGAAGAAGTGTCCGCCATTGACCAGTACCATATCCGGAGATCCCATGAGCGGGCCCGCTCCGTTGATGGTGCAGTTTGCCGGTACCAGCGCTGGAGGGTGTCCGGACTATACGTACGTATGGAATTTCGGTGACGGGGGCACGAGCAGCGAGAAGGATCCCTACCATACCTATCAGACAGATGGAGACTATCAAGCCTCCCTGATAGTCAGCGATTCCAAGGGGACCATCTCTGAGAACAGCTTATTCATAAAGGTCAAATGTCCGAAGTTGACCGGAATCGTTTCGGCAGATCCCGCGAGCGGGACCGTTCCGTTGACAGTGAAGTTCTCGGGTTCCGCCACCGGAGGATGTCCGGGCTACACGTACATGTGGAATTTCGGTGACGGTGGCACGAGCAGCGAGAATATCGCGAGCCATACATATCAGACCGAGGGAGAATATTCAGTCTCTCTGACCGTCACTGATTCAAAAGGAAACAAGGCCCAGAAAATGATTTCCATAGTCAGTTCGGCCGAGAAATACATCCCGACACCGGAAAAGCCGATAATACTCCACGGCGTAAATTTTGGATTCGACAAATCCAAGCTTACGATTGCAGCCGATGATATCCTCGACCAGGTGGCGGCCAGCTTGAAAATAAGGCCGGATGTCAAGGTGGATGTTGTCGGACATTGCGACTGGACCGGGACGGAAGCATACAACCAGAAGCTCTCCGTCCGTAGAGCCGAGGCGGTGCGGGACTACCTGATCAGCAAGGGCGTCAAGGCCGAGAACCTGACCTTCAAGGGTTACGGCGAGACCAAGCCGATGGCTGACAACAATACCGCGGAGGGCAGAGCCCTGAACCGGAGGGTGGAATTGATAAGGATCAAGTAA